A single window of Colletes latitarsis isolate SP2378_abdomen chromosome 6, iyColLati1, whole genome shotgun sequence DNA harbors:
- the LOC143342751 gene encoding thiamine pyrophosphokinase 1-like — protein MQPDTDSNKTVWDPIKIFNPSTHYEYAVVILNRPLLWKRDILLNIWEKAQVRVTIDGGTLRWIHYLQKHGINLLNETYSKYVPDFIIGDLDSCSSTVLEQMKSMGSMVVETPDQSHTDYTKALIQIGELDKKANMKIKAIYVFVETSGRFDHLLGNINTLCMSDQFIKDIQIIQIANNSLTWLLRPGFHSINIPNLLVQNTSPCGLFPIGAPVNSITTTGLKWNLNNATMQFGGLVSSSNTYSSSEITINTDSPVLWTMSIKPLKESMNNYEELTVNSD, from the exons ATGCAACCTGATACAGACTCAAATAAAACGGTTTGGgatcccattaaaatattcaatCCTTCTACGCACTATGAATATGCTGTAGTTATACTGAATCGTCCTCTTTTATGGAAACGTGATATTTTACTCAATATCTGGGAAAAGG CTCAGGTCAGAGTCACTATTGATGGTGGAACGCTTAGGTGGATACATTATTTACAAAAACATGGTATCAATCTATTGAATGAAACATATAGCAAATATGTGCCAGATTTCATTATCGGCGATTTGGATAGTTGTTCTTCAACAGTTCTTGAACAAATGAAATCTATGGGTTCTATGGTTGTCGAGACACCTGATCAAAGTCATACAGATTATACGAAGGCCTTAATTCAGATAGGGGAATTAGACAAGAAGGCAAACATGAAG ATAAAGGCAATATATGTATTTGTAGAGACTTCGGGACGATTTGATCATCTCCTTGGAAATATTAATACACTATGTATGAGTGATCAGTTTATCAAAGATATACAG ATTATACAAATTGCGAATAATTCGTTAACGTGGCTTTTGAGACCAGGTTTTCACAGTATAAATATTCCTAATCTTTTGGTGCAAAATACTAGTCCGTGTGGACTTTTCCCGATCGGTGCACCTGTTAATTCTATTACAACAACTGGTTTAAAATGGAATTTAA ATAATGCGACTATGCAGTTTGGAGGTTTAGTAAGTTCTTCGAATACTTACAGTAGTTCTGAAATAACTATCAATACAGATTCACCAGTATTATGGACCATGAGTATCAAACCACTTAAAGAAAGTATGAACAATTATGAAGAGCTGACAGTGAATTCTGATTGA